TTACCTATGATATTTCAGAAGCGCTGCAAAAGGAAAGTGATATGAGTTTTCGAAGAAGTGTACTAGAATCCAACGTGTAACAGTGATTTACAGGTTCAAAAAAATCACAACTGTGCGAAGCCACACATAGTATTATAAATTGAACGTGAAAGTTTCTATATCTGCGATGAACTATAGCTActtttgcataattagtaggtTGTGTATTAGGAATGTTTCACGATATACAACTATTTTCAGGAGACTTTCGTCCAACCTCTGGAACAGCTCGATCAAACCCAGATCGAGAAACATCACTCTACAATCTACATGCTGTATCACGCTCACACTTAGACATATTTAACCCATTCATGTAGTAATCTATATATCAGGCATGGCGAACCACTTACCCCAAGGTTACAAGTGTGACCAGCATGTTTTTGGTTACCCGCCaagtcacaaattaatgtaaaaatatgataaatttacTCGATAATAAAACACTTTTTAATTCAATCTGGCAATAAGTGAATTACGATAGTTGTTACAGTAAATCATTATTGCTCGCTGGAAACAATGCTATTGCAACGTTTATAATACAGTCGGTTACAATAGGCTGTCATTTGACAGCAGGTTTAATTTTAAGGGCAGCTTTACTATTGTAAAAGTTTGGATGCTTATTTTGGaagtgttttggagagttgaCTCTTACAAACCGATTTACATGCTCAAAcccttatttttcaaaataaacaaccACGTACCGTTTACACTTACTAAATAGCTCGTTTTAgtctagtctatcgcagctttcccgggactaatttttgattattgcaactaaactgaagctcaccggaagacataatgacaattaaaacgCTTCATTTACAACTAGTTTTTcagacaaataacacgcaaaaccccaaaaacgagacaatgtttacaaccacgctcgAATATCTGTCAGAGCGAACGAAAGCGGGGAAACAACCATTGTCTAATGCAGgagtgggcaacatacggcccgcagGGGcctgaccggcccgctgactgtatccgaccacactctgtaatgtggtccgacgcatcatccCTGAAAGTTAccgatcgctctactctcacagcactgtcagtgcgagctggtgaaataaacaattgccttagtgaacaaacaattgagttagcacacttgttaaacaaataatacaaggtcaaagcagagagtatagattctaaatataaatagaatttagattttatattaagttttattaaccatggaatatcccaagaaacgtaaagttgacagagagtgtcgagcatttaattttctttcttgcattagcgaataaatgtgtgattaagatattgaatactattcctgtaataatccggcccaccgaggacttcattttcccacatctggcccgccgactagagaagttgccaaCCCCTGGTATAAtgtctacctcagggtggtccaaggttgtcggctccggggGCCACAGACTTATTTTTTGCatcgttcgcgggccacaatagtgccaggTGTAtttaaacagtgcaatacaaacaaacacttttattgtgcaaccacattgatcagtatttgtcatttatcaagctaaaacatgcaaaaactaccaaaaaacttactaaaacacgcaaaagtctttctatatctacatttagataaaaatttcaaactcgTCATAACGGAAAATGTGCTTctgcaaatgtaagtgctttcgaAAATGCTAATTGCTCACAAGAATCTAAAATGCcgtttaaaataatattcttttgtcaccgacacaacttgccgacatatcaagcaagcattgtcgTATTTTCCCTCTCACATCCACTCAAAAATCGGTTTGAATTCGCCAGATTTCTTcccaaactcatgtttacaaaattacaaatagctgcagattgattgattaccaaatgtgttGCAcgggagggtaattactaaattttctgacatataggcagcatttttgtaatactgtttaggctggttgcaaaaatcactcggcatgaattatattgttaggccataacattaatatttagttatcaggcatagctaatccgcattcgatttttactTTTCTAgaatgccaaaattgttagcatatattcccgaccaaaaagatagaaagccagagaACAATTTctagcacatcattcaacttcgctagttgcctcagctggTCATagcactagtcaattcagtgacatttgCATttttgatgtaacaatatgttaaaagatttttctggttaattttatgacgaaacaacaccaactgcgaatttttgattactcttcaaatgcgacgcgggccacagacaCATGTGGCCTgcaggcctgggtttggaccaccctggtatagGTCATGTGATGTACATAGTACAAAAATAATACATGTTAAATAGACATTTTACCTTTTGATTTAGAATGTTGTATTGTGATtttcaaatgaataaaaagaTTATGGGATTTGTTTTAAAACCATCTTTACTTTGGATAAATATATCCTCGATACGATTTCACCATTCTGATGATAGCACATTGGTACGCCAGAGAATGGGATATTTCGCCAGTATATCTATGTCATATTTATACACGTGAACAAATATCGCGTCATTAGAATGACTTCTAGAAATCAAGATTCTAGAAGTTGTGCGATATGTCACCGATATGCTGATGTTATACTAGCGCAAACAAGTGTTGCGCCATTAGAATGACCTACTAAAAATTGCGGTGTTTTCACATTGATATGATGTCATGTTTGTACATCTCCATTAGATTGCTATATTAGGACATTAggtgttatttatttatatgtcaaaatttcgCGAAAAGCGCCGAAACTATTTATATAGCTTGCACACAACTCACCTTTCACTTACCTAAGGAATCAGTGAATAAATGAATTGATTCATTTTTCGATCTCCATCCCAAATAAGAAGCAGTCAAGTGTGCCAAACAAATATCGTGCGCTCGAGAAGCGTCGGTCGACGAAGCGCTCGGCTTTGTATTCGTATCGatgagcaaatattttttactgATATAACTTTCCACTTTGCAAACACACCATTCGTTGCTGTGCTATGAGTACAATAGTGTGATAACCGTTTGATTTTATTGTAGTAGAGCCCAATTTTACTTTACTGTTGAACACAGAAGATTTCGGTAAGAACAACATGGTGCAGTATaagttatattattttgatgctCGTGGCAATGCTGAAATTATACGGTTGATATTTGCATATTCGGATGTTAAATATGAAGATGTGAGAATACCAAGGGAAGAATGGCCTAAGCATAAATCAGgtacattaatatatatatataataataaaccaGTAATACTTTCTCGTTTCATCAAGTTTCTATTACTGATTCTAAAAACCGTAATTTTtgatatgattattattatatatagttGCAGCAACTTTTTGTATTTCAGTGGAAGCCagttttgctcagagatgaattATCCTTACTTCTAAGTGGGCGGAACCCGCTCTATTAATTATTTTGAGTGAGTAGTAGGTCCATGGCGTCATGTGAATTGTGACGTCATCCAAATAAAATTCAGGGGACTACAAAGTAGTATTCCTGATTTTAAAAAGCTGAGCAATTTCTCGTAACTTACGAGTTTAACTGATTACGTTTATGAAGTGTCACAATCTTTTTTAAAAGTTGCACATTGCAAATGTTGTACTCGTTTTCAGATATGCCTCTAAGACAGCTTCCAGTCTTGGAAGTCGACGGAGTCAAACTTTGCCAATCTGCAACGCTGAATCGTTATATGGCGAGGGAATTTGGGTTGATGGGAAAAACGAGCAAGGATGCATATTACATCGAAATGTTTTGTGACTCAATGATGGAAATTGTATGGAAATATCCCTTTATGGAGGAAGACGAAAAAAAGAAggtgatttaaatttttaaatatatttatcactAAAGAATAGTGCTTTTATTGTAGTATAGCGGCATTTCAATATCATGCCAATTATTTGAAGAGAGCATTAGTTCCATGGCGTAATGTGAAATATGCCAGCATCCAAATAAAATCCAGGTGACTCCAGAGTATTATTCATGATTTTGAAAAGCTGAAGTAACTTCTCATAACTTACGAACTTAACTAAATACGTTTATAAATTTTCACAATATTACAGGCAGCTCGAGCCgaggaatttaaaaaaacgacTCCTGAATCCTTGTCTAGACTTCAGAAAATGATTGAGAAATGTCCTCATGATGGGGGAGAGTGGATATTTGGAACGGTATGTATGATATAGACATATCTATGTATATCAAAATTAAGTGACAAAATCCAGAGTGACTTCATTACGTGGAATTAATTAAAGGGTATGTTTTAATTCTCAATCCATCAACCATAACGAATCCCATTTTTAGCGGAAATTTTTCATTGAGTGTTCAACACTTCCGACCCGAATAAGTTATTTCTTTTAAGTATTAATTTGCTTTAAAACCGAATTGGCTACATTTGCTATGTTGTGACGACTTGTATTGGTAGGCCAGTTCTACTCCGCAACTCAGATATTTGCAGCTTTTCTGCAGGTTTGTGTGAAAGAGGTTCCATCGAACTCACAATGTTGATGATTCATACTAATTTAGAATCCTATTCGCACTCAAGCTGACAGAAGTCGGTATTTCctaaaaatatattctaaaaaatgTTACTGTTGCTTGTGCAACATTGGAAAATAGAGtggtaatatattttaatattcaaatatattttggtaAATTTCTTGATGTATATGTGTATTCACAGTTTACACTCGCCGATCTCTACTTGTTCACATTTGGAGATTTTGTGTTGCCGGTTTGCAACGACATACTTTCTAGTGTTCCTGAGATGCAGAAAATATACGAAAAAGTGAAAAGTCTTCCCAAGATTGCCGCTTGGATTGAAAAAAGACCAGTGACATTTctttaattgaaatatattgggACAGCATGATAATATTAATTGACTATTATAGTGCATTTATATGTTTCTGTATTGAGTTGTACGACTACAAATCACTCCTcccaaacaaacaaaataatgtTTCTGTAGTAATGCattaattcacaatttttgtagtaaaatattacaaactgGCTTTCGATAGACTTTTTCATCTTTCTGTCGGTTTTTGTCCAAATATACAAATCGGATTAAGAAAGAACTTGGAACAGCCCAACGatgtaaacgagaatatcggtcagagaccgaagacttatcgatcgaaagttaggggatcccccaaaacagaaactgcggtttcgattcgaaaaattctgcaaacccgaactggattgttttgattagttttcagctAATATCAGAAATGTaagaaacaatagccaactccccatgtcgtcgaaatactactcgaggaaatacttttatgaagaattctgcaaatccgaactggattgtttcgattagtttccagccaatagcctatttctgtatttaccaatcctatagtttgtgtcaaatacaacggcgctaacccaggttgcgacggctattcaaacacagcctagcgatattttggtgaggaattctgcaaccccgaacctgatttagggatatggacattgcttaaactttaaggagtaattataagtaacgagatacgatctcgcggcgtgtatccttcgctctgactcaatagtgtggaaaatttctcgaagaaaacttgcgcatcgcgacgacgtcaaagttacaagagagatatggacaaggctcaaagattaatcacgagatacgatctagcggtgtgtatccttcgctctgactcactagcgtgaaaacttgcgcatctgatacgcacacacacattcagagcgtctcgaaaatctctcgatttgtgaaaatccagatctcttcatcactaattaattaataactcgctaattatacgacataattcatccaaaatcaataggcttctggtccgagatatgatgaatgcacatgcaaaatttggagcagattcaaccacgccttcgtgagatatcgcgtgcatctaacagacagacagacagacatacatacagacatacatacagacatacatacagacaaatacctatcaatatacttaccgatcttaagatcgataagtaatcagaggtgtgcaacctttattacaggaggaccaaatacaagtaactgggtgaaaccgcgggccgcacctaaACTCCACCTATACGAAAGGCTCTGAATACGAAAATTCATTGCAGCGGCCATCGTAAGATTTTTCTCATACGGAAGGTCGAAAATCCAAACAACGCGTTTAGTGATATTTGTTTAAGTTAATTTAATGCTGTGCTTGAAgaaggg
The sequence above is a segment of the Styela clava chromosome 7, kaStyClav1.hap1.2, whole genome shotgun sequence genome. Coding sequences within it:
- the LOC144425259 gene encoding hematopoietic prostaglandin D synthase-like, yielding MVQYKLYYFDARGNAEIIRLIFAYSDVKYEDVRIPREEWPKHKSDMPLRQLPVLEVDGVKLCQSATLNRYMAREFGLMGKTSKDAYYIEMFCDSMMEIVWKYPFMEEDEKKKAARAEEFKKTTPESLSRLQKMIEKCPHDGGEWIFGTFTLADLYLFTFGDFVLPVCNDILSSVPEMQKIYEKVKSLPKIAAWIEKRPVTFL